Sequence from the Hamadaea flava genome:
GAGGTTGGTTGCAGGCATCTTGGCCGGCAAATGAGGGCTCACGAACTTAGCGGGGGTCGAGGTGACCTCGGGCGCGTCGGGTGGTCGCGCAGCGGGTGTGTAGCCGCTGGTTGGCGGCATTTCTGAACCCGTAGGCAGCGCGGGCGACGGTCTTGATCACCCGGTTGGTGCCTTCGCTGCCGTCGTTCGTGATCCCGGTCTGCAGGAAGACCAGGACCTTCGGCCACCAGGTCTGCACTGTCATCGCGAGCCGTTCGAGCTCGGGCAGGCCGGACTGGCCGCGGCGTCTGTAGAACTGCCATAGGGCATCGACGATCTGTCCTCGGCTGGGGTAGCTGCGGGCCAGGGCAAGCAGATCGAGCAGGTCTTCCTTGGTGTTCCACGCGGCCAGGATCGGTTCGCGGACGTGCTTGGGCAGCAGTCTCAGGTCGGTCTGCAGTTCGGCCAGGTGCCGGTCGGATGGGCTGTCGGCGCGGGGGGTCAGGCGGTTGCGCAGCTCCCACTCCCGAACAGCAGCTCAGCCGGGCTGGCTGGATGCAATCTGTCTGGGAAGGTCCGCGGGAGACCGCGCTGTACTTCTACGGAGGGTCAGCCGCCAGAATCCACTCGGCCATCGAGCCGCTCCTCGAAACGTATCCACTTGCCACACGCAGACGCGTTGTGGACCTGCCCACCGTCCCGAGCTGGTAAACCCAACAGTCGCCCGATGGGGAGGCAAGGCTGCAGCTGCACACGCGCCGTCTGGGCCGAGACAACGCGACGCACAATGTTCAAATGCTGCGTCAAGTGCCCGCACCTTCCCAAACGTCGAGGGCATAACGATTTGGCGGCGACATGCCGCCGGTCCCGGCCGCCACGCCGCCGCCCATGAACCGAACGCATGTTCGAGGCATGTGGCAGGTCCGGCCATCGCGAAGGCGGGCTGCGGAACGACGTGAAGGAGTCGGCGATGATCGTTTCCGTGTGATTTGTCGCGGCGGGCATCCACACAGCCCGTCCCCCGAGGGTCTTGTAACGATCGATCTCTTCTGCGATCGTGTGCGTCACATCTGGACGATCACGGGGGAGTGATTCCACAGTGGTTACTCGCGGACATGGTTTGCTCAGTTGGGCACTCGGACGCGTGAGCGCGACGGTTCGAAGCGGAGCGGCGGCTGCAGAGCCGTCAAGCGTGATGAGACACGGACACCCTCCCAAGTTTCGTCGGCTGAAGGTTCCGCGGCCGGAGGTCGCACGCGACGTGGCGCGGCACCTCGCTCGTGAGCGACGCAGCGGCGGGCGGCCTGCCCTCGCGGCGATGATGTCACTGGTTCTGGTCGCTGGCATGATCGTCGTGACTCCATCGCCGAGTTCCGCGAGGTCGGGTGATCCGGCGGGAAGTTCTCGCGCGGCGCCCGGACAGGCCACCGGTTCGGCTGCGGGCAGATCACATACTGCTACGGCTGCGTCCACGGACGCCGACCCTGGTGAGCCAGGCACTCCTCCCGCACCACCGGGACTCACAGGAGTTGTCGGCCCTGAACGAAAGTACCCCGATCCGGTGCCCATGGATGGCGCACAGTGCGTGAACTGCCCGCCGGGGACCATTCCGCGAGTGCAGCCCAAAGACGGCAAGGGCGTCGCGGTCGCCGAGCAGAAGCTATCGCCGGTGCAGTCGGCGCCAACGCCGCCGGTGTTCGACCAGGGCAGCGCAAGGGAGTTGGTCGACCAGCGGACGGAGACGTCCACGACGTTCCTGAACCCCGACGGCACCAAGACGATCCGCATGTTTGCTGGTCCCCGGTACACCCGAGACGCCTCTGGACGATGGGTCGACGTCGACACCCGGCTGGCCACGGGACCAGGCGGACGGTGGAGGCCACAAGCTGCGATGGACCTGTCTATCGCTCCCACTGCGTCCGATCCGCAGCTAGCCTCGATGAACCTGCAGGACGTCGAACTGGGGTTCTCCGTGTCCGGCGCCTCCTCGTCGCAGGCGACGCCGTCGGGCTCGGCTGCGATGTTCAGTGACGTTCGGACGGCATCAGACCTGAAGCTGGAGGTGACCAACGGCGGGTTGAAGGAAAGCATCATCCTCAAGTCGGCTTCGGCGCCCACGACCTGGACGTTCCCGCTGACGGTACGAGGGCTGACGCCAACTCTGGTGTCGGAGTCAGGGCGTGTCGAGTTCCGGGACGCCAAGGGTGAGATTCGCGCGATTATCCCGCCCGGATTCATGGCGGACGCGGCGTTTGATTGGAAGACAAACCAGGGTCCGCACTCGACCAACGTTCACTATCGGCTGGTCCAGGATGGCCAGCGGTGGTCGCTGGAGGTCAGCGCTGACCGGGAGTGGATCTCCGACCCTTCGCGGAAGTTCCCCGTGATCGTCGACCCGTCCTTCGTCACCCATTATCTGTTCATCCACGACACCTTCGTGTCGAGTAAGACCTGGCCAAACCGCGACAACTCGGCGATGACCACGCTCAATGTGGGCCATTGGAGTGACGGCGAGAACGCGGCCACCTACATCCGCTTCACCGACGCCGAGACGGCCCTGCATAACAAGTACATCCTTGGCGCGACGCTCAACCTTTACTCGATCTGGGCACTGAACTGCACTAAGTCGGCCTTGAACGTGTATCCGGTGACGTACTCCTTCACCGAGGGTGATCCGGCGACGTTCAAATGGCCAGGTCCGCCCTACGGTCCCCTCGTCGCCACCAGTTCCTTCGCACGTGGAGGACAATGCGCCAGCAACCCCGACGGGTATGAGGGGATTTCGTTCAAGCCGGAGGGTCTCAAGACTTTCACCCGGTGGACACATTTCCAGGAGCCCTGGTATGGGTTCGCGTTGCGCGGCTCGACCACCGACAGCAACAGCCAGAAGATCTTCTACAGCGCCGAAAGTTCGAAGCAGCCGTGGCTGGACGTGTCTTATTCTGACGAAGGCGCCGCGTACCTGCTCCCAGACTCCAAGTTCACCCCGCCCGTAACTCCCACGACTGCTGGGGGTATAGACGTAGTGGCGGAGAACCAGGGGTTCAACACCTGGTCCGGCAGCTATGCGATGACCGGGAAGATCATCAACCTGGGCACGGGGGCAACCGTCCAGACGGTGGTGTCCAACGTCAGCAGCTGGGGTGTCGGCAATGTGTTGCCTTTGGACATACCCCGAGTTCACCTCAGCATTCCCGCACTCGCCGCTGGCACATATCGGTTACGAATTTCGATGCGTAACGCCTCAGGGGTCGACTTCAACAGTGACGCACTGGGAAAGATCCCTACCTTCGACGTGGACTTCCAGGTCTTGCCCGCAGCAAATCCAGAGCTGGTGTCGTGGTATCCACCGAACAACGCCCAATCAGGGTCCCTGACACCGTCGCTGTTCGCGCAATACTTCGATGCCGACAGCGCGCCAGGCGACCCGCGTTACTGGTTCAGGGTGTGCAACGGCACCGCGGCAGCACCGGTCGGCTGCCAGGAGTCGAACTGGATCGAAAACTCCTCATGGTCAGTGCCAGCCGGTGTGCTGTCGTGGTCAAAGACATCGTTCTGGTACGTGGCTCTGTTCGACGGAGCGAACATGACGCCGTTGATTGGCCCGTTCTATCTGACGCCGATCGTTGCGCAGCCAGCCATCACCCATCAGCTAGCCGGAGCGAACGACAACGCAGATGTGCCAGGGGTCAATCCTCAAGTCGGCAACTATTCGACCACCGTCGTCGATGCAAGCGTCGCGACCCCAGGACTGCCACTGCGGATCGAACGCACCTACAACTCTCAGGATCCGCGCGGTTTTGGGGCAAGCGGCAGCGTGGGTGCGTTCGGACCTGGCTGGACGACACCGCTTGATCAGCGCATTACCGTGGACAGCGACGGCAGTGGCAACGTTGTGGCCACGCTGGCCAGCGGCAGGCAGTTGCGGTTCGGCCGTAACGCCGACGGCACCTACGCCCCGCCACCGGGAGTCGCGATCACGTTGGTGAAAGGCACCAGCACTTGGACGCTGCGGGATGTCAGCGGCGAGATGCGGATCTTTGACGGTTCTGGAAACCTTACGTCGATCACCAGCGTCGACGGATTGCAACAGCAGTACCTGTACACCAGCGGCCGGGTGTCGTCGATCAAGGATGTGGTCAGTGGCCGCAGCCTGTACCTGACGTGGACAAACAACCGAGTGCAATTCGTAACCACTGACCGGCCTGCGGCAGGCGCAACCCAGCCGCTCTGGGAGTACGTCTATCTGAGCGGTCGGCTTCGTGCAGTATTCTGCCCGACCGAGGCGTGCGCCTTATATAGCGTCATTGACGGTTCGCACTATCGATCCACGATTCTCGACGACAATCCGCTCGCATACTGGCCATTGTCGGAGACCAGTGGAGGCACTGCGGCCAACGTCGCCGCTCGCAAGCCAGGAGAGCTGGCCGCCACCTATGCCAACGTCACTCTCAATCAGGCCGGCGCGCTCGCCGGCACTTCGGATGCAGCGGCCAGTTTCGATGGCACCAAATCAAGCCGGCTATCAGTGCCAGATCACCTGACCACGCCGTCAATGGCCTTCGCCGTAGAATTGTGGTTCAAAGCCGCATCAGGTAAGAACGGTGTTCTATATGGCATTCAGAACACCGCGCTTGGGACAACACCCGCGCGCTACAGCCCGAGCCTGTATGTCGGTACAGATTTCAAGCTTCACGGCAAGTTCTGGACCCCGACCGGCGGCACGCAAATGGTCTCCGCGGCGCGGGTGGACGACGGTGCCTGGCACCATGTCGTGCTCTCGGTCAACGTTGACGCGCAGACGCTATTCCTCGATGGAGTCACCGTGGGTGGCTTCACCGGTAACCCAGTAGCGCAACTGGACATGTCCAAAGCGGCGTTCGGATACGGCTACAGCACCGGATGGCCCGCCGCAGGCACGGGATACTTCCCGTTCGCCGGGCAACTGGACGACATCGCTGTCTACCGTCATCCGCTCGGCCCGACACAGGTCGCCGCTCACTATGCAACACGTGTCGCCAGCCATCGGATGTCGCAGATCAAGGACGCGAATGCGGTCATCGCCACGATGAGCTATGACAATCTCACCGGCCGCTTGGCGACTCTCCAGGACCGCCACGGGGCGACCTGGGCGATCGCCCAGCCAGCGATCGGCGACGGCACTCGCAGTGTGAGCCTGTCGGCCACGGACCGCGAGACCATCACCTATGTGTTCGACGCTAACCGCGGCGACCGTCTAGTTAGCCGTCAAGACGGCGCCGGGACGGCTAGCTGGGGATACGACGCGAATGGGTTCGTCAACGCCTACACCGACGCAAATGGCCGTCTCACAGGAATGTCCCGCGATGCGCGCGGCAATGTGGTCATGACCTCGCAGAAGAAAGCCGGGGCGTGGCACTTCTCCGAAGCGGGCTACTACCTCAACCCGGCCAACCCTCTCGATCCCCGAAATGACAAGATCATCTATCAGTCGGGCACGCGCAACGCCTGGGACCTCGATCCAAAGAACCGGATCCGATACGACCTGTCAACCAGTGGCCGCATTACCAAGATCACCTATCCTCAGCCAGCGGGCACCACGGCGTTCCCGACGGAAACCTTCGCCTATGCGGCTGGCACGGAGGCCGCGGTGGGCGGCGGCACCGTCCCCGCAGGCATGCTCATACAGAAGGTCAGCAAACTCGGCGGCAGAACCGACTACACCTATGACGCCAAGGGCAACATGGTCACCAGCACCGAGCCGCTCGGACTGACCACCACGTTCACCCGGGACCTGCTTGGCCGCGCCACTGGCCAGACCACCAGTGCGGTTGTCAGCGACACGACCGTCACCTACGGCACCACGTCGACCGCCTACGATGGCGCGTCACGCGTGCGCGTCGAAACGGGGCCTGCGGTCACCAACCCGATCACCGGCATCACACACACCGCTGAGACCACCTACACCTACAGCCGTGGCTTGTTGGCAGAAAAGCAGACTGTCGACATCACCGGCGGGGACCCGGCCCGCACCTGGTCCTACACCTATGACACTGCTGGACGTCTGCTGTCCACCACCACCCCGGACAATGTCACCACCAGCCAGGCTTGGAACACCGCCGGTGACCTTGCCTGGCAGACGCAGCCCAGCGGCCTCAAACTTGAATACGCCTACGACGACGCCCGCAGGCTCATCGAGACCACCGCGGTCGGCGCCGGCGTCGACCCGACGAGCTCTCAGGCCACCCGCCTGGTCATCGAATCGCGGGCATATGATCCCGCAGGGCAGCTCGCGTCGAAGGTCGATGCCAACGGCCGCGAGACTACCTACACCTACTTCGATGACGGGCTGCTGGCTACCGAGAATCGTGTCACCCGCGATCCGCAAGGCAACATCACGTCCACCGTCGTGCTACGTGAGAACGAGTATGATCACGGCACCAATCTGATCCGGGTGACCGAAGCCGGCGGCATCGTACGCGACATCGACTACGACGACGCTGGCAACGTCGTGCAGGAAACCCTCGACCATGCCGGCATCGCCCGCTCGACGGTGCTGCGCTATAACGGCGCCAGCAAGGTCATCACCGAGCGACAAACCAGCGGGGCTACCTTTGTCACCGGCCGGACCGCCGAAACGCCATACCTGAGCAACAACAACGGATCACAGCTCGACGGCGCCGGAAGCCGCTACGCCGACGGTGCCGCCACCATGACCTACAAATTCACCTTCCCGCAAGAAGCCGCCAACGGCACCATCACCCTGGAAGTCGACAACCAGTACCTGCTGGAGTACAGCACCGACAACCAAACATGGACCACCTGGCGCAGCGAGACCCGCGACATCCGCGACGGCTCCAACCGCGACACTTTCGCCCTGCCGCTGGCCAGCCTCCTCGCGAGTCAGAAGACGATCTATGTCCGCATCGGCGACAGTCAACCGGCAAACGGCTGGGGCGGTGCCCTCTCCCGAGTCTGGGTCGAATACGCCAGGGCCACGCAGCCTGCCGCCCAAACCACCAACACCTACGATCAGCTCGGTCGGATCACCAGCACGACAGTGGACAACGCCGGCGGCAACCCGACCTCGCTGACCAGCTTCAGCCACCGTGATCCCCGCGGCCTCGTACGTCAGAGCATCGATCCGTCCGGCAACGTCACCGACTTCACCTATGACGCCAACGGCAGCCCGGCAACGGTGACCGAACCAGCCCGCACCGTGTGGCGTGATGGAGTGCGCACCGACAACCTTCGACCCGTCACCACTCTGGGCCGCGACACCTTCGGAGACCTCACCCAGCAGCGCGATCCATACTCTGCGACCATCACCGTCGGCTACGACCAGATGAGCCGTCCCACCACGATCACCCTGCCGACCTATACGCCACCGGGCGGGCTACCGATCACCGCCACAACCACCACCAGCTACTACCCCAACGGCAAGGTCAAAGACAGCACAGACGCACTGAACCGGCAGACCTCTTACACCTACGACCTATACGGTCGCCCTGTCACCAAGATACTTCCCGACCCCGACGGCTCCGGCCCGAAAGGTCGTTCCCAGTGGATCTACACCTACGACCGATCCGGTGAACTCGTCGAAAGGGTCGACCCCACCGGCGGGCGCACCTCCGCCACCTACAACAACCTCGGCGCCCTGGTCACCCAAACCCTGGTCGAACGCAGCGGCCCGGACACCTTCTACTACACCACCACCTACGGCCGAGACGACGCCGGCTACCTGACCAGCATCACCAGCCCCATCGCCGGGCACACCACTCAGTTCACCAACAACCGCGCTGGTGAACCCACCAAGATCACCGACGGCGAAGGCGTCATCCGCGACCTGCGCTACGACCAGCTTGGCCAGATCACCACCCAAATCACCAGCGGCACCCGCGCCACCAGCTACACCTACGACACCGCCGGGCGGCTCAGCGCCACCGCCGACCACACCGTCACCAGCGGAACCCTGTCACCGCCGCTGCGAACCGGCACGTTCACCTACGACGCTTCCGATCGCCGCACCACCGTCACCAGCCCAGACGGTCGGATCACCCAGTACGGCTATGACGTCCACGACCAACCCACCACGATCACCCAACGCACCAACCCAGCCGACCCGGGCACCGCGATCACCGTCAACCTCGGCTACGACGCACTCGGACGGCACACCCGCACAGTCGACGGCAACGGCAACGCCACCGACTACACCCGCAACAGCTGGGGACTGATAACCGACGTCAACGAACCAGCCACCACCGCTCCCGCCGACCGAACCTTCACGACCGTCTACGACGCAGCCGGCCAGCCGATCAAAGACATCGCCCCCGGCAACGTGATCCGCACCCGCACCTTCGACGGACTCGGTAACCAGCTCACCGAGACCGGCACGGGCACCAGCGCGGCCACCACCGACCGCGTCCTGGCCTACGACGCCCTCGGACGCATCACCAGCGCCAGCAGCCCCACCGGGACGATCACCTACACGTGGAACGACCGCGGCCTGCTCGCCGGCACCACCAGCCCGGCAGCCACGGCCACGTTCGCCTACGACGCCGAAAGCAACCTAACCACTCGCACGGACAGCAACGGCACCACCAGCTTCACCTACGACAACGCCAGCCGAACCAAGACCATCACCGACCCACTGACCGGCAAAACCGCCACGAACACCTACAACACTCTTGGCGAGCTCACCGACACCAGCTACGGCCTCAACCAGCCCAGCCGCCACTACACCTACAACAACCGCGGCGACTTGACCACCGACACCCTCAACAACTCCACCGGCGGCACCGTCGCGTCCGCCACCCTCACCTACACGCTCGACGGGCTCCTGCAAACCCGCACCACCACCGGCCTCGCCGGAGCAGGAACCAACACCTACAGCTACGACGGACTCGGTCGCGTCACAACCTGGACCCGGCCCGACACCCAACAGGTCACCTACGGCTACGACAACACTTCCAACCGCACCACCGTCACCAGCGCCGCAGGCACCCGCACCTACACCTACGACACCCGCAACCGCCTGACATCGGCCACCGGCGGCGGCGAACCCACCCTGACCAACACCTGGTCACCCAGAGGAACCCTCGAAACCAGCACCACCGGCGCCCACGCGATCACCTACACCAACGATGCGTTCGACCAGACGCTCCAGGCCGCCGACGGCACCGACACCATCACCTATACCTACGACGCACTCGGCCGAGTCAGCCAACGCAACTCAAGCGCCTTCGGCTATGCCGACCAGACCAACGACGCCCACGACATCCCCGCCACGAGCGGCACCACAAAAATCGCCCGCGACACCGCCGGCACCGCAATCGCCGACAACACCAGCGGAACCAGCAGGCAACTCGTCACCGACCCCATCCACGGCGACACCACCGCCGCCGTCGACCCGACCACCGGCACCCTGCTGGCCTCCCGCAGCTACACCCCCTACGGCGACACCTACGCCACCACCGGCCAACTCCCGACCGGATTCCAAGGCGGCTACACCGACCCCACCACCGGGCTGATCAACGCGCACGCCCGCTGGTACGACCCCAACCAAGCCACCTTCACCAGCCGCGACAGCCTCATCCTCACCCCCGACCCGGTCACCCAAACCAACCGGTACGCCTACGGCAACGCCAATCCAGTCAACCTCGCCGACCCATCCGGCCACTGCGCCGAAGACCTCTGCCTCGCCGAAGGCATGGTCTTGCTGGCGATCGTGCTGTTCGCCAGCGCCGCCGTCATCACCGCGACCGGAGGCTTCGGCGACGCCGCCGACAAGTCGATCATCAGCAAGATCCTCACGGCCGGATACACCCTCAGCACGCTCATGATCCTCGATCTGGTCAAGGCCGGCTACTCCGCCCAGGACATTGTCAACAAACTTCAGCAGTCATTCCCCACCGACACCACGATTCAGCGCATCATCGACGAAGGTAGAACCGCGTCACCGCCCAGCACCTTCACCCCCGCCAGCGCGTCCAACCTCACCGCCGGCCACTACACCCCGACCGCGGGAAGCACCATCAGCGTCTGGCGACCGTCCACCGTATCGGCGACTCCGCCAGGGCAGTACGTACAAAACAGCGTCACGCCCTCCATCGCCATCGCCATCCCCGCCATCCTCAACGCAGAAGCCGACGGCAGCCAGGCGCAAAACGCCGTGGTCGCGGGGATGGCGTCAGCTGTCGCTGCTAGTGCAGGTGGACCTGAAGATCCTTCGAAATGTGAGGCGGAGGCGAGGGCTGGCCTTCTGGCGGACCTGGTCGAGGAGCTCGCGAGCAGTGGGATACCAACCGGCGGCAGCCCTGGCGCGCCCTTGCCCCGCGGCGGCATCTACGCCCTGATCTCAGATCATGGCACTGTCATGCGAACAGGGCGCACCAACGACTTGAAGGTCCGAGAAAGCCGCCATAACACCGATTACGGTCGCAGCCTGCGGTTCGTCGTCCTCGCGAGAACAGACAACTATGATGAGATTCGGGGACTTGAGGAGATCATCGAAAACTGGTACACGCCGATGTTGCGTGATAATCGCGCCATCGGTCTGGGGAATAAGAACCGCGCGAAATACATAGCTGCCGCTGAGGCATGGCTCAAACGATGCTAAGGAAACGAGCTGGTGAGACGTAGAGATATTGTGGAGGGGAGTGTCTTTCTGGTTCCCCTCCGCAATGGACAAGACGCTGCATGTGTCGTCACTAGGCACGCCCGTGCCGGTGCAACGGTCGGACACTTCTTTCCGCCGTCGTCGTCGGCACAAATGGTTGAGCTCGCCCCGGGCCTCGTTCCGAGTCAGGCAATTCTTGTAGCCCGATTCGGCGACTTCCCAATTGTGAACGACGTATGGCATTTCGTCGGAAACTTGCCCGGGTGGCAACGCGATCAGTGGCCGTCCACAAAATTCTTTCGCGGCGATCATAAGGCCGGCTATACGGTGGTCTACGATGACCGTGATCCGAGTGAAGTTATTGCGGAGTACAAAGCAGGGGCAGAGGATCTCGCCTTGCCGAAGAACGATTTCTACGGCGATCTTGCACTGCAGACCCTGTTATCGGAGATCCTTCGCGATCTGAATCCGTAATAAGGGAGTCGTCGGTCGGCGTGAGATCGCCGACGCGGATGATGTAATGCCGTGTTCGGTCCAAGCCGCCGCTGCGGAGCACGGTAAGACTGAGCACGTGAGATGAGTGGGTATGGCTGGCTGGGACGACATTGGGCTGTACGGCCGCTCGACGAAGCCGCGGCTTCTGCTGAGCATCCGGGTTACGAGTTGTGAGCAGCGAGCGGTCGAGGCTGCGCGAACATGGTTCGATCTATCCTTCGAGCGCCTCGGCGGTGGACTCCGAGCTCGACTAGTGAACCAACCTGAGCGGCGCGCCTCCGGGCCGGAGGCGCTGCGGCTCATTCCCGGAACCGTCCGCGGCATCTTGCAGGTCGCGGGCAAGGAGCTTTTTGACACCCCTGATCGCTTCTTGAACCTTGAAAGCTGGAGCGATTTTCTGGAGGAGCTCGCAGGGCTGCCCTTGCTGGCCGCCGTTCAGCTCGATGACGTTGACGGGCAGGATGATCAGGCGGACGGCATATTCCAGATCACGTGCCGTCGGATCACGGTAGGTGACGAAACGTGGCTTGATCTGCTGACCATGGGTGACCAGTCGTTGATCGATTCGCCGGCTGGTCAGGAGACGATGACGTCGGTGCTGCGCGACGTGTGCCAGTTCGGGGACGTGGTCTATGGCGAGATCTCGTGGCTCGAGGACACGAACCAAACCGTCCTCGAGCGTGCTCTGGGGCTCAGGCCCGCCGAAATCCTCGCCGGAGCGAGCATGACCTCCCGGGGGTACGCGTGGCTCACCGTGATCCCGGCCCAGGCCGCTGCCCGGCTCGGTGGTCGCCAATCGCTGGCGAAGTCCAGAGCTTTCGCTAAGGTCCAACAGCTTCCGAACGGAGCCCTGTGGCTCCAGTCGAAACCCGACCGCTTCGTGGACTATGACGAGAGTGCGGCGTCGCAGATCTTCCAAGAGCTCGCATCCGTGCTGCCACCTGGACAGCCCAACCTTTACATGTTGAAGCCCCCCAATATCCTCATCGATCGTGATGCTTCGGCGACCGCCGAAGCATGATGCCGATTGTCTCCACTAAGGAAGACCACGCTGCATTGCGCAATTCCTGTCGGCGTTGTGGCAGGCGGTGCCACAGCGCCTATGTGCGTGCGCCACGGAGCGAAGGCCGAGCTGACCGCTTCGGTCGCGATCGAGTCGGCACCGGCACCGTGGACCGGGGCGCTGATCCCGCTCGGCGGCATTGTGTTCGTTGCCGTCCGCGCCGCGACGCGCAGGGTCGTCACCGCCCCACGGTGGGCCTTCTGTACTCGCTGCAGATCACTGCGCTACCTGCGGATGGCGGCCGGCTTTGTGCTCATCGGCCTCATGCTGGCGTTTCTGGTGGTCGGGCTTGACGCGGCGGACACAAGCTATGCGGGGCCGGCTGAACACCGAAGCAGTTGGTGGGCGTTTGCGGTCGCGCTGTTGGCTGGCGTTGCCGGCTGGATAATTCTGGTGGTGTCTCGGTGGCAGTCGATCGCGCGTGCTCGGCTGAGCCGGGACGGGCTATCGGTCGACGTCAGGAAGCCGTCTGTCGAGTTCGCGGCCGCGGTGGAAGCCATGTGGGCGCCGAACACGGGCACATTGCCCGCAGTGGCGCGCCCGGCGTAGCGGACCACGATCTAGGGATCAATGGGCGAGTCGAGGCTGCGGAGCGGGCGCAGTGGACCGCTCCCGTCTCGCCGCCGATCTGGTGGGGCTGGCGGGCGCAATTCTCGCCAGCCATACGGGATCTGGACCTACCTACCGGGCTAGGTGATCGCACCGGGGATGAGGACGAAGACCTCGTGCCCTACGGCTAGGGTCAGCTCACGAGCCGAGGCAGCTGGCGCCGCAACACGCTTCGCGGAGCGTGGGATGATGCGGAGGATGACCCAGCTGGGGGCAAGGTCTGCCCGACTCAGGGTGAAACCTGCGCGGGTACGGTGACTGTCGCCCCGTTCTCAGGCGACCGGCGTGACTGGGATGTATCCCATGATCCATCCTGGCATAACCGTACCTTCTACCCGAAGACGACCCGGAAAGTGGTCCTCGACGAATACAACTCAGACGTCGGACTTGAGTGCATTTCGGATAACAGATCGGGACAAGACAACGATAGCCGTTTCTACTATACACATCCGGACGACTAATGAAGCGAGTGAGTGTGAGCAGGAGTGCGCTGGTCAGCCATCTCGAGAACCATCTCGGGCTGATAAAGGTCGGCTGGAATGCCGACGCTGACGATACGCCAATGCCGTTCCAGGTTGTTCGGTATGTCGGCTCTGTGGCTGGCGGAATAGCATTTTCAACCCTCGGTTTGAGTCGGCGAGAATTGCTTTCCGATATCTCTGGGCGACGGTTTCGGCAGGAGCTCCTGATGATTGCCCCGCATGAAGCGGCCGACTATGTTCCTGCTCTGTTGCAGCAAGTGGGACTTGAGGCAATCTCTGGCGATCGCGCGTTCCTTCGTGGCCGCGTGCTCGGCCCTCGCGGTCGACTTGTGCCCGACACAGCGATGGAGGCGCTCTACACCGCTATGCCGGTTTATCTACCGGAGGAGTTCGCGGATACCGTCGACGATTCCGGGAACGAGATCCTCATTCCGTGGCTGGTGCCCATA
This genomic interval carries:
- a CDS encoding transposase; the protein is MRNRLTPRADSPSDRHLAELQTDLRLLPKHVREPILAAWNTKEDLLDLLALARSYPSRGQIVDALWQFYRRRGQSGLPELERLAMTVQTWWPKVLVFLQTGITNDGSEGTNRVIKTVARAAYGFRNAANQRLHTRCATTRRARGHLDPR